The genomic segment ATGCCCGGCTCCCCACCCGGCCGGACGAAACCGGGCTCTCCCGCCCCCAGGCCTTACCGGCGGCCCGGGACAGACCGTGGCGACCCTCAACCGAGCCGGAGGCGGCCCGGCCCCCTCAAGCCGCGCGCCCAGGAGCCGACATGCCCCACGAAGCGTTCACCATATCCCTGGGCCTGCCGCGCCTCGCTCGAACCGCCCTCGCGCTCGCCTGCCTCCTGCTGCTCGCGGGCCTCCTCTCTCCAGGGGCCGTCCGCGCCCAGCAGGACTCCCCCGGACGCTTCGCCACGCCCGAGGAGGTTCGGGGCTACTGGACCCTGGTCCCCTGGACCGACGCCCTCAAGGCCACCAACGCCCAGGACCCCTGGAAGCTCCCCTACCAGACCTTCGCCTTCCTCCCCGGCGGGGTCTTTGTCTCCCACATGGCCTCCGAGGACGCCCGCGACACCCCGCGCACCCTGGACGAACTGGCGCGCATCCTGCCCAAAACCACCCGCTGGGGCTTCGACAAGGGCTTCCTCGTCATCAGCCGCGCGGACGACCCGAAACATCCCGAGATCTGGGGCGTGAACCTGATCACCCGCGAATTCGAGCGCGGCGGCGTGCGCTTCCTCCCGGGCGACCTGCTCATGAGCCTGGACGACGGCAAGGGCAACGTGATCTACCGCAGGCATTTGCGACGCATCTCCGACGGCTGAACCCGTTCGACCGGAGCATCTCCTTGGAAGTCCTCCTCGTCTGTCTGACGGCCCTGCTGGCCTCGGGCCTCACGCTCTTTTCCGGCTTCGGCCTGGGCACTCTCCTCTTCCCGGCCTTCGCCCTGTTCTTCCCCGTGGACGTGGCCGTCGCCCAGACCGCCCTGGTGCACCTGGCCAACAACCTCTTCAAGCTCTCGCTCTTCTGGCGCGCCGCCGACCCGCGCACCGCCCTGGCCTTCGGCCTCCCGGCCATGCTGGCCGCCCTGGCCGGGGCCTGGCTCCTGGGCGCGCTGGAGGGCCAGCCCGCCCTGTTCACCTACCAGGCCCTGGGGGCCGTGCGCGCGGTCACGCCGCTCAAGCTCCTCATGGCCGGTCTCATGGCCTTTTTCGCCCTGGCGGAACTGCGAGGTTCCATCAAGCAGGGTCCGGCGCGGGGCGGCCTGTTGGCGGGCGGGCTCCTTTCGGGCTTCTTCGGCGGCCTCTCGGGGCACCAGGGGGCGTTCCGCAGCGCCTATCTGCTCAAGGCCGGGCTCTCCAAGGAGGCCTTCATCGCCACGGGCGTGGTGCTGGCCTGCGTCGTGGACTTGAGCCGCCTGGCGGTCTACGCCGGACACTTGGGCCGCCCCGAGGTGGCGGACCACGCGGGCCTGGTGACCCTGGCCTGCCTGGCCGCCTTCGCGGGGGCCTTCCTGGGCAAGCGCCTCGTGCGCAAGGCCACCATCGACGGCGTGCGCCGGGCCGTGGCCGGGATGATGCTCGCCGTGGCCCTGGGCCTGGCCTGCGGGCTCTTCTAGTGTCGTGTCCCGCGCACGGACCGGGCCGGAACGCCCGGGAACGGACGTGGGACGCCTCGCCGGAGTCGGTCGCCGTCACCTCGGCAGAACGCGCGGCCGCGTCCTGGCGCGTACCGGGCGCGACAGAGGCAGGCGCGGGCGCTTGTCATCGCGCTCCCATCGCTGCTAGCCTGAACGTGACCGCCTGCGTCCACGGCGGCCCTGGAGGCAGCATGACGGTTCGCCCTTCCCTTGCACTCCCCCGGCTTCTCCTGGCCGCGCTCCTTATCTTCTGCGCCGGGCAGGCCCTGGCGGCCAAACTCCCGGGCCAGTCCGGCCAGGGCAAGGCCGCTGCCCTGCCGGACGCCTCGGCGCTTTCGCCCGGCGGCGTGGATGCCTTCGTGGCAGGGCTTAGCGACGAGCAGGCCCGGAAGGTGCTCCGCGAACGCCTGGCCGCCGAAGCGGCCGCCCGCGTCCGGGACCAGGACGAAGAGCGCGGGCAGGCCGTGCGAGGCCCCTTTGAGCGCGCCGAGAAGGCCCTGCGCGGCCTGGGCGGGCAGGGCGGGGCGCTCGCGGCCCAGGCCGCCCGGGAGTGGACGGACCGCGCGGCCCTGCTCGATGCCGCGGGCGGCGCGAGCGTTCTGCGCTCCGCCCTGGCCCTGGCCGGCCTTGTGCTGCTGGGTGGGCTGGCGGCCTTCCTGGCCGCGCGGGCCGGGTCGAGACGCCTGGAAGGGCCGCTCCTAGGACGTCTGGAGACCATGGCGCTTGGCAGGCTCTGGGCCATGGCGGCCCGTGCCGCGCTCCACGCGGCCTCCGTGCTGGTCTTCGCGGCCGTGTCCCTGGGGCTTCTGGTGTCCGTCACCCAGCCCCGGGGGCTTGAGTACGTGACGACCTTCACCGCCATGGCGACCTGCACCGTGCTTCTCCTGTGGCGCGCGGCGTCGCTCACGCTCCTCGCGCCTGACAGCGCACTGCTGCGCCCCATCCCCTTGGACGACGCCCAGGCCCGCACCATCCACGCCTGGTTCATGGCCGTGGCCACGTCCTGCTTCTCCCTGGCCCTGGGGAGCTTCGTGCTGCGAAACGGCCTGAACGCCCAGGCCCTGGCCTCCCTGGTCTACGCCTCGGCGGGCGCGGTCACGGGGCTCGTGCTCTCGGCCATGGTCCTGTGCAACCGGCGCGAGGTGTCCCTGGCCCTGGCCTCGGGCAGGGCGGAACCAGACGAGGGCCCCCTGCGCGAGCTGGCCGCGCGCTGGTGGCACGTGCCCGCCTCGGCCTACGCCCTGCTGATGGGCCTGGCCTGGAGCCTGGCGGCCCTGGCCGACGACGCCACCATCGTGAGCCTGCTGGCCAGCCTCTTCCTGATCCCCGCCTGCATCGGCGCGGACCTCTGGGTGCGCCGCCTGCTGGCCGTGGCCTCGGGGGAGGACCGCGAGGTGATCCGCCTGGACGCCCCCGCGACCGCCGGAGAGGCCTCCCACGGCAAGGACCTCGCGGGCGGGGGACGCGCCTTCCGGGACTACGTGCCGCTCATCCGCAGGTGCGTGCGCGTGGCCCTGGTGGTTTTCCCGGTGTTCGCCATGCTGCGGCTGTGGGGCGTGGACGTGCCCCTGGGCTGGCTGCTGGCGCGCAACGTGCTCTCGGTGCTCCTGGTGCTGGTGGGGGGGCTGGTATTCTGGGAGATCGTGCGCATCCGCATCGACCGCCGCCTGAGCGAAGAGGCCGTGCTGCCCGGCGAGGAGATGGAGGAGGGCGGCGGCGCGGGTGGCTCGCGCAGCGCCACGCTGCTCTTGTTGCTGCGCAAGTTCCTCTTGTGCGTCATCGTGGTGCTGGGAGCGCTGGTGGCGCTCTCCTCGCTGGGGGTGGACATCGGGCCGCTCATCGCGGGCGCTGGGGTGGTGGGCCTGGCCATCGGCTTCGGCGCGCAGACCCTGGTGAAGGACATCATCTCCGGGGTGTTCTTCCTGGTGGACGACGCCTTCCGCGTGGGCGACTACGTGGAGGCGGGCACGGCCAAGGGCACCGTGGAGCAGATCTCGCTTCGCTCCATGAAGCTGCGCCACCCGCGCGGCATGGTGTTCACCATCCCGTACGGGGGGCTCAAGATCCTCCAGAACTACAGCCGGGACTACATCATCTCCAAGCTGGACTTCCGCGTGCGCTACGACGCCGACATCGAGAAGATCCGCAAGGTGATCAAGCGCATCAACAAGGCGCTCATGGCCGACGAGGACATCCGCAAGGGCATGCTTTCGGACATCAAGTCCATGGGCGTGCGCAAGATGGAGGACTCGGCCATGATCCTGCGCATCAAGTTCAAGACCGTGCCGGGCCACCAGTTCCTGGTGGAGAAGGAACTCTACCGCAGGGTGCAGGAAGGCTTCCGGGAGAACGGCATCGAGTTCGCCCACCGCAACGTGACGGTGTACCTGCCGCCCGAGGCGCGCGCGGGCGAGCCCCTGGCTGTCGCCGCAGGGGCGGCGGCTGCGGCCGAACTGGCCCGCGAGGAGGACGAAAAGCGGCTCCAGGCCGCCAAGGCCAAGCCCAAAGGGGAATGACCCTCCCGCCGGACGCGGACTCGGGCTCCTAGCGGCGCGGGCGCAGGCCCCCGGCAGCCCGGACGCAGGCCCTCTCGCCGGAGGCGGGCGCGGGCCCTTCCGGCGAAGGCACGCGAAACCCGGCCCGCCGAACGACGGGCCGGGCGTGGGTCAGATCGGTTATTCGTCGCGCAGGGAGCGGGCCATGAGGTCGCGCACGGCCTGCCCGGGGTCCTTGTCCTCGAAGAGCACGGCGTGCACCTGCGCGGTGATGGGCAGGTCCACCTTGAGGCGCGCCGCCAGGGTATGCACGGCCTGGGTGGTCTTCACGCCCTCGGCCACGGTGCGCATCTCCGTGAGGATGTCCATGAGCTTCTGGCCCTTGGCCAGCCTGCGCCCCACCTGGCGGTTGCGCGAGAGGTCGCCGGTGCAGGTGAGCACCAGGTCGCCCAGGCCCGAGAGGCCGGTGAAGGTCTTGGGGTCGGCCCCGAGCTTCGCGCCCAGGCGGGCCATCTCGGCCAAGCCGCGCGTGATGAGCGCCGCGCGTCCGTTGGCCCCGAAGCCCAGCTCGTCGGAGACGCCCGCCGCGATGGCGATGATGTTCTTCACCGCGCCGCCCAGCTCCACGCCGCGCACGTCCTTGTTGGTGTAGACCCGGAAGGAGTCGGTGGCGAACGCCTGCTGGATCTCGCGGGCCAGGTCCTTGTCCTTGCAGCCCAGGCTGATGGCCGTGGGCATGCGCCGGATGGTCTCGTAGGCGAAGCTGGGGCCGGAGAGCACGGCGAAGCGGTGCTTGCGTCCGCCCATCACGTCCTCGCAGACCTCGGACATGGTCTTGCCGGTGTCGAGCTCCATGCCCTTGCTGGCGCAGACGATGGCCGGGTTCTTGGGCAGGAAGTCGCGCATATCGCCCAGCTTGCCGCGCGTGAACTGGCTGGGCACGGCCATGACGAAGAGGTCCTTGCCCGCGCAGGCCTGTTCCAGGTCCAGCGAGACCTGGAGGTTGGGCGAGAGCTTCACCCCCGGCATGTACCATCCGTTCTCGCCCGTGGACTTGATCTGGGCCAGAAGTTCCATCTCGCGCACCCAGAGGGTGACGTTCTCTCCCTTGCCTGCCAGCAGGTCGGCCAGGGTGGTTCCCCAGCTGCCGCCGCCTATCACCGCTACGTTCATGGCTGTCTCCTCGATGGCGCGGGCCAACGCCCCCGCGTCTGGGCAATTGCATCTACCATACGAACCCGGTAGAGAGAAAGGGCATCCCACGCCCCGTCCCAGGAGGTTTCATGTCCCAGGCCAAAGAGTTCAGCGAGGTGGAACGGCGCATTCTGTCCATCGTGCAGGGCGACCTGCCCGATGGCCCCGAGCCCTTCGCCGAGGTGGCGCGCATGGCCGGCGCATCCCTGGAGCAGGTGCTGGACCTGATCCGGGGCATGAAGGAGCGCGGCGAGATTCGCCGCTTCGGGGCCACCCTGCGCCACCAGAAGGCGGGCTACGGCTCCAACGCCATGGTGGCCTGGTTCGTGGACCCGGAAGACATGGAGCGCATGGGGGCCTTCTTCGCGGCCCGCCCCGAAATCTCCCACTGCTACCACCGCGTGAACTGCATGGACTGGCCCTACAACCTCTACACCATGGTGCACGCCAAGAGCCGTCAGGCCTGCGACGAAACCGTGGCCGAACTGGCCAGGCTCTCGGGCCTTGACGAATACGACGTGCTGGAAAGCCGCAGGGAGTTCAAGAAGACGAGCATGCGCTACTTCTAGCGCCACACGCCCTCCGAACAAAACAAAGCCCCCTTCCGGGGGCTTTTTCCTTTTCCGGGCGTTGCGCCGCGCCTCAGGCCACGCGGTTGGACACCAGGCCCTTGAACACTTCCAGGATGAGCAGGTTGATCTTGGTGGGCGCGTTGATGAAGGCGTCCACCTCGGCGACGCGTTGCGCCGCCTTGTCAATGGCGTATTCCCGGATGAGCTGGTTGACCAGCAGGGAATCGGGAATCTGGGCTGGGCTGGTCGGTGATGCGGACATGCGCGCCTCGCTGACGTTGTCGGCGCTCCGGGGCGGAGCGTCCTGGTAGGATCATCGGCCGCCGGGGGGCCATTCTTTAGCCCCCGGCGGGAACTTCGCGCTCACGGGCCGCGATCCGCCGGACCCGGCGGCCGTAAGGCCCCCGCCGCGCGGCGCGCCCGGGAGCAACCACGCCACGCCTGGAGGGCCGGGACCTCCCGGCGCGAGGCGCACGTGCCCGTGCGTCGCCCGCGCCTGGGCGCGTGCCGGACGGTTCGCCGCCGTGCGGCTCAGGCCGCGTCCTGGGAGTCTCCCCCGGCAGCGGCACCGATGTGCGTCAGCTCCGCCTCGGTGAACACCTTGTCGATGTCCAGGATGATGATGAACTCCTCCTGGTGCTTGCCGATGCCCTGGATGAAATCGGCCTTGATGGACGTGCCCATGCGGGGCGCGGGCTCGATGTCCTTGGGCTCGATGTCCATCACTTCCTTCACCGAGTCGGCCAGCGCGCCGAGGACCGTCTCCTCGCCGCCCAGGGAGACCTCCACGATGATGATGCAGGTGTTCACGGTGCGCGTGGTCTCGGCCATGCCGAACTTCAGGCGCACGTCCACCACGGGCACGGCGCGCCCGCGCAGGTTGATCACGCCCCGGATGTACTCCGGGGTGCGGGGCACCTTGGTGATGGTGGTGTACTCCAGGACCTCGCGCACGCTGGCGATGTCCAGGGCGAAGACTTCCTCGCCCAGGGTGAACGTCAGGTACTGGTTGGTGCTTTCGCTCACGGTCCGCTCCCCTGGCTAGAATTTCTCGAAGTCGTCGTCGTGGTCGCCCGCGCCCAGATCGAGGGTGACGCCCTTGCCGGGCTTGCGGACGGCGGGCTTGGACGCGGCCTTGCGCGGCGCTGGGACGGCATGTCCGCTGGGCAGGGCGCGGGGGGCCTGGCGGCGCAGGGAGGAACCGCCCCGGAGCTTGAAGAAGCTCACGGTGGAGAGCAGCTGTTCGGCCTGGCTGGAGAGCTCCTCCGAGGTGGAGGCCATCTCCTCGGAGGCCGAGGCGTTCTGCTGGATCACCTGGTCGAGCTGCTGCACGGCCTTGTTGATCTGGTCGGCCCCGGCGTTCTGCTCGCGCGAGGCGGCCGCGATCTCCTGCACCAGCTCGGCGGTCTTCTTGATGTCGGGCACGATGGCCGAGAGCATGCTGCCGGCCTTTTCGGCCACGGCCACGGACTCGCTGGAAAGCGCGGAGATCTCCGAGGCGGCATGGCCGGAGCGTTCGGCCAGCTTGCGCACCTCGGCGGCCACCACCGCAAAGCCCTTGCCGTGCTCCCCGGCGCGGGCGGCCTCGATGGCGGCGTTGAGGGCCAGCAGGTTGGTCTGGCGGGCGATCTCCTCGATGATGGAGATCTTCTCGGCGATGGACTTCATGGCCCCCACGGTCTGGGAAACGGCCTGGCCGCCCTCTTCGGCGTCCTTGGCGGCCTTGAGGGCCATGGCCTCGGTCTGCACGGCGTTGTCGGCGTTCTGCTGGATGTTGGAAGCCATCTGCTCCATGGAGGAGGAGACCTCCTCCACGCTGGCGGCCTGCTCCGAAGCGCCCTGGGAGAGCGACTCGGAGGTGGCCGAGAGCTCCTGCGAGCCCGAGGCCACGTTGTTGGCCCCTTCCACCACCTCGGCCATCACGTCGTTGAGCCTGCGGGTCATCTCGCGCAGGGCGTCGGCCAGCTGGCCGATCTCGTCCTTCTGGTTCACGTCGAGGTCCAGGGTCATGTCGCCCTCGGACATCTTCTGGGCGAAGGCCACGCCCTTGATCACCGGGCCGGTGATGCCCCTGGTGATGAGCAAGGCCGTGATCACGCCCAGGATGAGGGCCGCCACCAGGCCCACGGCCATGACGGTGGTGGCGCTGGCGAGGCTCTGGGAGGCCTCCCTGGTGGATTCCTCGATGGCCTTCACGCCGTAGAGGGAGGTGG from the Fundidesulfovibrio magnetotacticus genome contains:
- a CDS encoding TSUP family transporter, translating into MEVLLVCLTALLASGLTLFSGFGLGTLLFPAFALFFPVDVAVAQTALVHLANNLFKLSLFWRAADPRTALAFGLPAMLAALAGAWLLGALEGQPALFTYQALGAVRAVTPLKLLMAGLMAFFALAELRGSIKQGPARGGLLAGGLLSGFFGGLSGHQGAFRSAYLLKAGLSKEAFIATGVVLACVVDLSRLAVYAGHLGRPEVADHAGLVTLACLAAFAGAFLGKRLVRKATIDGVRRAVAGMMLAVALGLACGLF
- a CDS encoding mechanosensitive ion channel family protein — protein: MTVRPSLALPRLLLAALLIFCAGQALAAKLPGQSGQGKAAALPDASALSPGGVDAFVAGLSDEQARKVLRERLAAEAAARVRDQDEERGQAVRGPFERAEKALRGLGGQGGALAAQAAREWTDRAALLDAAGGASVLRSALALAGLVLLGGLAAFLAARAGSRRLEGPLLGRLETMALGRLWAMAARAALHAASVLVFAAVSLGLLVSVTQPRGLEYVTTFTAMATCTVLLLWRAASLTLLAPDSALLRPIPLDDAQARTIHAWFMAVATSCFSLALGSFVLRNGLNAQALASLVYASAGAVTGLVLSAMVLCNRREVSLALASGRAEPDEGPLRELAARWWHVPASAYALLMGLAWSLAALADDATIVSLLASLFLIPACIGADLWVRRLLAVASGEDREVIRLDAPATAGEASHGKDLAGGGRAFRDYVPLIRRCVRVALVVFPVFAMLRLWGVDVPLGWLLARNVLSVLLVLVGGLVFWEIVRIRIDRRLSEEAVLPGEEMEEGGGAGGSRSATLLLLLRKFLLCVIVVLGALVALSSLGVDIGPLIAGAGVVGLAIGFGAQTLVKDIISGVFFLVDDAFRVGDYVEAGTAKGTVEQISLRSMKLRHPRGMVFTIPYGGLKILQNYSRDYIISKLDFRVRYDADIEKIRKVIKRINKALMADEDIRKGMLSDIKSMGVRKMEDSAMILRIKFKTVPGHQFLVEKELYRRVQEGFRENGIEFAHRNVTVYLPPEARAGEPLAVAAGAAAAAELAREEDEKRLQAAKAKPKGE
- a CDS encoding HAMP domain-containing methyl-accepting chemotaxis protein; translated protein: MRNLKLGMKIGLGFGVLILIAALLGGMAMVNMMSVGKQADRLAQEIAPEVAVANNVERNALQTMLAMRSYALSGIDSYWDEAVKAIADTEKSLVQAKDLAQKYPGLARLKENAEGATAALADYKKLGQQSRDTDKGMDATLATMTQAAATFLKNASDYRESQQKVLAELLSQPNADSAKVKDRADKIDMAGDIIEVIFDLRMTTLRGMFFRDVKSIQNSMKLFDAIASKEQAIRAITRQEVNLRQLAEMRRAADAYKEGIQNYLKLWQVMDDLGKKRNEAAGIVTKAAETTSLYGVKAIEESTREASQSLASATTVMAVGLVAALILGVITALLITRGITGPVIKGVAFAQKMSEGDMTLDLDVNQKDEIGQLADALREMTRRLNDVMAEVVEGANNVASGSQELSATSESLSQGASEQAASVEEVSSSMEQMASNIQQNADNAVQTEAMALKAAKDAEEGGQAVSQTVGAMKSIAEKISIIEEIARQTNLLALNAAIEAARAGEHGKGFAVVAAEVRKLAERSGHAASEISALSSESVAVAEKAGSMLSAIVPDIKKTAELVQEIAAASREQNAGADQINKAVQQLDQVIQQNASASEEMASTSEELSSQAEQLLSTVSFFKLRGGSSLRRQAPRALPSGHAVPAPRKAASKPAVRKPGKGVTLDLGAGDHDDDFEKF
- a CDS encoding chemotaxis protein CheW; the encoded protein is MSESTNQYLTFTLGEEVFALDIASVREVLEYTTITKVPRTPEYIRGVINLRGRAVPVVDVRLKFGMAETTRTVNTCIIIVEVSLGGEETVLGALADSVKEVMDIEPKDIEPAPRMGTSIKADFIQGIGKHQEEFIIILDIDKVFTEAELTHIGAAAGGDSQDAA
- a CDS encoding NAD(P)H-dependent glycerol-3-phosphate dehydrogenase; this encodes MNVAVIGGGSWGTTLADLLAGKGENVTLWVREMELLAQIKSTGENGWYMPGVKLSPNLQVSLDLEQACAGKDLFVMAVPSQFTRGKLGDMRDFLPKNPAIVCASKGMELDTGKTMSEVCEDVMGGRKHRFAVLSGPSFAYETIRRMPTAISLGCKDKDLAREIQQAFATDSFRVYTNKDVRGVELGGAVKNIIAIAAGVSDELGFGANGRAALITRGLAEMARLGAKLGADPKTFTGLSGLGDLVLTCTGDLSRNRQVGRRLAKGQKLMDILTEMRTVAEGVKTTQAVHTLAARLKVDLPITAQVHAVLFEDKDPGQAVRDLMARSLRDE
- the ahbB gene encoding siroheme decarboxylase subunit beta; the encoded protein is MSQAKEFSEVERRILSIVQGDLPDGPEPFAEVARMAGASLEQVLDLIRGMKERGEIRRFGATLRHQKAGYGSNAMVAWFVDPEDMERMGAFFAARPEISHCYHRVNCMDWPYNLYTMVHAKSRQACDETVAELARLSGLDEYDVLESRREFKKTSMRYF